The proteins below come from a single Deltaproteobacteria bacterium genomic window:
- a CDS encoding SIMPL domain-containing protein (The SIMPL domain is named for its presence in mouse protein SIMPL (signalling molecule that associates with mouse pelle-like kinase). Bacterial member BP26, from Brucella, was shown to assemble into a channel-like structure, while YggE from E. coli has been associated with resistance to oxidative stress.) yields MSRRHTQWLPLMILVGLTAGTTVVAEEKTDERKRTIAVTGQAEVQAPPDRLTVSFAVETTAARATDAAAENAKRSSAVAAALKAQIAAGDSVSSTRYSLDPRYDTARPGESREPRITGYVARNEVQVESRKIDSAGALIDAAIAAGANRISGLQFSLSQRAEVLRGAIEKAGADAQAQAESVAKGLGVRLKGVLSASTSTAPMPMSRRFEGMAMAAEVRAPTPIEPGEMTVSANLHVTYEIE; encoded by the coding sequence ATGAGTCGCAGGCATACCCAGTGGCTACCGCTCATGATCCTAGTCGGGCTGACTGCCGGCACTACAGTGGTTGCCGAGGAGAAGACGGACGAGCGCAAACGCACGATTGCTGTAACCGGCCAAGCGGAGGTGCAGGCCCCACCGGACCGCCTCACCGTCTCCTTTGCAGTCGAAACTACGGCCGCGCGTGCTACCGACGCCGCGGCCGAAAACGCCAAGCGCAGCAGCGCCGTCGCCGCGGCACTCAAGGCGCAGATCGCGGCCGGTGACAGCGTCAGCTCCACCCGCTACTCGCTCGATCCGCGCTACGACACCGCGCGCCCCGGGGAAAGCCGCGAGCCACGCATCACCGGCTACGTCGCCCGCAACGAGGTCCAAGTGGAAAGCCGCAAGATCGATAGCGCCGGGGCGCTCATCGACGCCGCCATCGCCGCCGGCGCCAACCGTATCAGTGGGCTGCAGTTCTCGCTCTCGCAGCGGGCCGAAGTACTGCGCGGCGCCATCGAAAAGGCCGGCGCCGATGCACAAGCCCAGGCCGAAAGCGTCGCCAAAGGACTCGGCGTCCGCCTGAAGGGCGTGTTGTCGGCGAGCACCAGCACCGCACCGATGCCGATGTCCCGCCGATTTGAGGGTATGGCCATGGCCGCCGAAGTCCGCGCGCCGACACCGATCGAACCCGGCGAGATGACGGTGTCAGCCAACCTGCACGTCACCTACGAGATTGAGTGA